Proteins from one Haloactinospora alba genomic window:
- a CDS encoding DUF397 domain-containing protein, which yields MDKWHKSSYSGGNNECVEVRETVNTADVRDTQNRERGHLSFSASEWKAFLLDVRAGEL from the coding sequence ATGGATAAGTGGCACAAGTCGTCTTACAGTGGCGGCAACAACGAGTGTGTAGAGGTTCGGGAGACGGTGAACACGGCGGACGTCCGCGACACCCAGAACCGCGAGCGTGGACACCTGTCGTTCTCCGCGTCGGAGTGGAAGGCGTTCCTGTTGGACGTGCGGGCCGGGGAGCTGTAA
- a CDS encoding GntR family transcriptional regulator — MYQQIARAIAARVEDGTYPPNRLIPSEADVCEEFGVSRRTARSAYALLVEQGWIVRSPGKGSYARGHP; from the coding sequence ATGTACCAGCAGATAGCGCGCGCCATCGCGGCTCGTGTGGAAGATGGTACGTACCCGCCGAACCGGCTTATCCCGTCAGAAGCGGACGTGTGCGAAGAGTTCGGGGTATCGCGGCGCACTGCAAGGAGCGCCTACGCACTGCTTGTTGAGCAGGGATGGATCGTGCGGAGCCCGGGGAAAGGCTCTTACGCACGCGGACATCCGTAG
- the rhuM gene encoding RhuM family protein, whose product MNVAQHNSSTDHLGRLDFRGNTVSVYSNDQGAWIFPGQLCRNMGIDPNGQRQNIERKHWSKGWTCMTHVQLPGDGQSREQFALHERRLPMWIATIDTSRIKDPEVRANVERHQTEFADVLYEYLVRGGVINPDATYEQVEQLHARIAEIRNSEKHVHRKLTDLIAETAVDYDSSSDRVRKFFGRIQNVLLYAASGAKAEKLRTTREIVYYTGRNGPTKRDRETAKNYLDERELKTLEKLVGVFFDLADIRVMFRDDVNLELWRDMLNQAIRTSGRPVLDEIEPAWTA is encoded by the coding sequence ATGAACGTGGCACAGCATAACAGCAGCACAGATCACCTTGGAAGGCTTGACTTCCGAGGGAACACCGTGTCCGTCTACAGCAACGACCAGGGAGCATGGATCTTCCCCGGCCAGTTGTGCCGCAACATGGGCATCGACCCGAACGGGCAACGCCAAAACATCGAACGAAAGCACTGGTCAAAAGGCTGGACGTGTATGACACACGTCCAGCTTCCAGGCGACGGGCAATCCCGTGAGCAGTTCGCGTTGCACGAGCGGCGCTTGCCAATGTGGATCGCTACCATCGATACAAGCCGCATCAAGGACCCCGAGGTCCGGGCCAACGTCGAACGGCACCAAACCGAGTTCGCCGACGTGCTCTACGAGTACCTCGTTCGTGGCGGTGTCATCAATCCCGACGCCACCTACGAACAGGTCGAGCAACTACACGCCCGGATCGCAGAGATCCGCAACTCAGAAAAGCACGTCCACCGCAAACTCACCGACCTGATCGCCGAGACAGCCGTCGATTACGACTCCAGCAGCGACCGGGTACGTAAGTTCTTCGGGCGCATTCAGAACGTTCTGCTGTACGCGGCGAGCGGTGCTAAAGCCGAGAAGCTGAGGACGACACGCGAGATCGTGTATTACACCGGGAGAAATGGGCCAACGAAGCGGGACCGTGAGACCGCCAAGAACTATCTGGACGAGCGGGAGCTGAAGACCCTGGAGAAGCTCGTCGGTGTGTTCTTCGACTTGGCCGACATCCGGGTGATGTTCCGGGATGACGTGAACCTGGAGCTTTGGAGGGACATGCTTAATCAGGCGATCCGGACCTCGGGGCGGCCAGTCCTCGACGAGATCGAGCCTGCCTGGACCGCTTAA
- a CDS encoding peptidoglycan-binding domain-containing protein — protein sequence MARTVVNSLSGPVGAAPSTSSLAATARVGTVGVVAPGRSDYSAAETVHGLSTVRVDTGFHRSNSTPRLETVLPAAPWWIRFYTRLPQMQDAGHGIDECRWVCRVGTVGLVLHETANGNIGLRLQPDGLAQDPINPALDGTAVPIGQWLRVELSSDGTDTVCEVYPGHATTGPRIATWSGTALSGDMELSAYRYRRGVLLQPGDNDANLDGTPIQDRQEQLLAWNPDALPQYGADGDFGNETTTWVQNFQETHGFALVDGEIGSETGAAMDLAAAEANGDPLPSPTWLSYLAIDDATSPGPAAAPSETISFPTKGASNTSGHKASTRSLSVPLGTASSLVGGRGGSAHGGLAVTGNILGTKNTTAPVAGAVTIGGTATGAKEATDTVVGSPSVTTTEAGYKNATDAATVEVFLAGTVRQRVEPLPRLSARATPTGRVSATAIPGRISGSGTRR from the coding sequence ATGGCCCGGACGGTCGTGAACTCCCTCTCGGGTCCGGTCGGAGCCGCGCCGTCCACGTCATCTTTGGCTGCGACCGCGCGTGTCGGCACGGTCGGTGTGGTCGCTCCGGGCCGGTCGGACTATTCCGCTGCCGAGACGGTCCATGGGTTGTCCACGGTCCGCGTGGATACGGGGTTTCACCGGTCAAACTCGACTCCCCGCTTAGAGACGGTCCTACCGGCCGCTCCCTGGTGGATCCGGTTCTACACCCGATTGCCGCAAATGCAGGATGCGGGCCACGGCATCGACGAATGCCGGTGGGTGTGCCGTGTCGGAACCGTGGGGCTCGTTCTCCACGAGACGGCGAACGGAAACATTGGGTTGCGGTTGCAACCCGATGGGCTCGCCCAGGACCCGATTAACCCCGCCCTGGACGGAACGGCGGTTCCTATCGGGCAATGGCTCCGGGTCGAACTCAGCAGCGACGGCACGGACACCGTGTGCGAAGTGTATCCGGGTCACGCCACCACGGGGCCACGGATCGCCACATGGTCCGGGACTGCCTTGTCTGGGGACATGGAACTGTCCGCCTACCGGTACCGGCGCGGCGTTCTCCTACAGCCAGGCGATAACGATGCCAACCTTGACGGCACGCCAATCCAAGACCGCCAAGAACAGCTACTCGCCTGGAACCCGGACGCCCTTCCCCAATACGGGGCAGATGGCGACTTCGGCAACGAGACGACCACATGGGTACAGAACTTCCAGGAAACCCATGGATTTGCGCTGGTTGATGGCGAGATTGGCTCCGAGACCGGAGCCGCCATGGACCTTGCCGCCGCTGAGGCGAACGGTGACCCGCTACCGTCGCCAACGTGGCTGTCCTATCTCGCGATCGACGACGCTACGAGTCCTGGTCCGGCCGCCGCACCCAGTGAGACCATTTCGTTTCCGACCAAGGGCGCGAGCAACACGAGCGGACACAAGGCCAGCACACGTTCCTTGTCCGTACCTCTTGGAACCGCATCATCCCTGGTAGGTGGTCGCGGCGGATCGGCACATGGGGGCCTCGCCGTCACCGGGAACATACTCGGCACCAAGAACACCACCGCTCCGGTGGCCGGTGCTGTAACCATCGGTGGAACGGCCACAGGAGCTAAGGAAGCAACCGACACTGTCGTCGGATCTCCGAGCGTCACCACCACCGAGGCGGGATACAAGAACGCAACCGACGCGGCCACCGTTGAAGTGTTCCTCGCGGGCACCGTGCGCCAACGTGTCGAGCCTCTCCCCCGCCTTTCCGCGCGTGCCACTCCGACCGGGCGCGTGTCGGCAACCGCTATCCCGGGCCGCATCAGTGGCTCGGGCACCAGGAGGTGA
- a CDS encoding phage tail fiber protein — protein sequence MALQNVLFGTMLDAGASEIATASMHTAAPGSDGSSEVSGGSYSRQSVSWKTASDGSIATSGEIQFAIPGGNTVTHLGLWSGDATPVWLGGLALSTQESYGASGTYTVTSLVLDLANA from the coding sequence ATGGCCCTACAGAATGTCCTGTTCGGAACGATGTTGGATGCCGGTGCGAGTGAAATCGCCACGGCATCCATGCATACCGCCGCCCCGGGTAGTGATGGGTCCTCGGAGGTCTCCGGGGGATCGTATTCACGACAGTCCGTTAGTTGGAAAACAGCATCGGATGGTTCCATAGCGACCTCGGGCGAAATCCAATTCGCGATTCCCGGGGGAAACACGGTGACTCACCTTGGGTTGTGGTCCGGGGACGCGACTCCCGTATGGCTCGGTGGGCTGGCTTTGTCGACCCAAGAGAGCTACGGCGCGTCCGGAACCTACACCGTGACGAGCCTGGTTCTGGATCTGGCCAACGCGTAA
- a CDS encoding peptidoglycan recognition protein family protein — protein sequence MPEPSKLVWRSDLGWPSESPASDANPKQGLVIHYDSADQNLANKSHSACIDYWNSTRDYHVNGNGWADIAYSFFACPHGYVIEGRGLFKTQAAQLGHNSEYYSCTLSGGPTDPIPDAQIDAVRELRAWLMEPDTSISGTVIGHRDLNSTSCPGDTAYALVQDGLFATTPGDSIPDDSDQEENTDATDAPDWPGTYLSQPPVEHSAACETWQDRMRERGWVDSDGRELTVDGWYGPESERVCRLFQSQKGLSIDGIVGPETWDAAWTEPLT from the coding sequence ATGCCCGAACCCAGCAAGCTCGTATGGCGCTCTGATCTCGGATGGCCGTCCGAGTCTCCGGCCTCCGACGCCAACCCAAAACAGGGGCTGGTGATCCACTACGACAGCGCCGACCAGAACCTCGCCAACAAGTCACACTCGGCTTGTATCGACTACTGGAATTCGACCCGCGACTACCATGTAAATGGAAACGGGTGGGCAGATATCGCCTACTCCTTTTTCGCATGTCCGCATGGATATGTCATCGAGGGTCGTGGACTTTTCAAGACTCAGGCAGCCCAGCTCGGACATAATTCCGAGTACTATTCGTGCACCCTCTCCGGTGGCCCAACTGATCCCATTCCGGACGCACAGATTGATGCTGTGCGCGAGCTGCGTGCCTGGCTGATGGAACCCGATACCAGCATTTCCGGCACGGTGATCGGCCACCGGGACCTGAACTCCACCTCGTGTCCGGGAGACACCGCCTACGCGCTCGTGCAAGATGGCCTGTTCGCCACGACTCCAGGTGACAGCATCCCCGACGACTCCGACCAGGAGGAGAACACTGACGCCACCGACGCGCCCGACTGGCCGGGAACCTACCTGTCCCAGCCGCCCGTAGAGCACTCCGCGGCCTGCGAGACGTGGCAGGACCGCATGCGCGAACGCGGGTGGGTGGACTCCGACGGCCGAGAACTGACCGTCGACGGGTGGTACGGCCCCGAGTCCGAACGGGTTTGTCGTTTGTTCCAATCGCAGAAGGGTTTGTCGATAGACGGCATTGTTGGCCCCGAGACGTGGGACGCGGCCTGGACGGAACCTCTTACCTGA
- a CDS encoding phage tail protein has translation MNVRIEWNGLTLGGDPYRVTELDGWDDLPGIDAGEVDRPSRHGAWPGRPLAQSRTVTATGLIRAPRSDIGPMVRKLRAATAIAEDAELSPLTVTMLGEALTAHARVSQRTISHGKRSPLGHVSYTLQWTCPDPLRYVPTPTEVIIPPGANRTAPQQGDTPTRPRIRIHGPCDIPELTCAGRRLAFVVVLGSGEWLDIDCHEGTAYRDNGADALSTLADGSVPPQAWTVPPGYNPVAFTATNPDGPARAVVSYHHAHM, from the coding sequence GTGAACGTGCGTATCGAGTGGAACGGGCTCACCCTCGGAGGGGACCCGTACCGGGTGACCGAGTTGGATGGGTGGGACGACCTTCCCGGGATCGATGCCGGAGAGGTGGACCGCCCCTCGCGACACGGGGCATGGCCCGGCCGGCCCCTGGCTCAGTCCCGCACGGTCACCGCAACCGGACTCATCCGGGCGCCCCGCTCCGACATCGGACCCATGGTCCGGAAGCTTCGGGCCGCAACCGCCATCGCTGAGGACGCGGAGTTGTCCCCGCTCACGGTGACCATGCTCGGCGAAGCCCTCACAGCGCATGCTCGCGTCTCTCAGCGGACGATCAGCCACGGGAAGCGGTCACCACTCGGGCACGTGTCCTACACGCTGCAATGGACCTGTCCTGACCCGCTGCGCTACGTCCCGACACCGACCGAGGTAATCATCCCTCCCGGCGCGAACCGGACCGCGCCCCAACAAGGAGACACTCCAACCCGGCCACGGATCCGGATCCACGGCCCGTGTGACATACCCGAGCTGACGTGTGCGGGTCGGCGGCTGGCATTCGTGGTTGTGCTGGGAAGCGGGGAATGGCTCGACATCGACTGTCACGAGGGCACCGCCTACCGGGACAACGGTGCCGATGCCCTGTCCACCCTCGCTGACGGGAGTGTGCCGCCACAGGCATGGACGGTTCCCCCGGGATACAACCCCGTCGCGTTCACGGCCACCAACCCGGACGGACCTGCCCGCGCGGTTGTCTCCTATCACCACGCCCACATGTGA
- a CDS encoding phage tail protein — protein sequence MAMNVGELVATLDVDDKGYTRGLTGAVAEAKTAANKIEDEFDDGGSRAGNSFAGSVTGAMGRASGALSKAGGNAGSSLAGGVSKGLSGVSNNVWVMVAVVAAGLMLLPLFGAMAGTAIVAAFGAGIAGLGLVAAAQSDEVKSAFSDLASDVKSDLKEMAAPLEETLKDVAGDLGELFDSLSPHLEKAFSDMAPVLSDFSDELFGAMEQFGPVIDDATEAFNGLLSALDMENSLGGIADSLSGLFNTVSDNSDTFAGIIEGIFSFIEGLILLVDWLSQAYVWISENYPGGLLGLIAPIFAIIDLFKTWGPTIWSALKSAGEAITNFVTGVIQWFKDAWKATQDTVLSVWNRIKSAVSSAVSTVRTWITTTWSAIKSRTLGIWNGIKAAISAAINAAWRIVSSVVSRVRGTISGAWSAIQSATSGAWRWIKNTISDAINTAYETVAGIVSKFTNIGSNIIDGIIDGVTGAAGALYDKLKGIAKDALGAAKDTLGISSPSAVFAGEVGQWIPAGIGAGIDSGERELNRRVEGMARGMVDPMNGELSRADRGNAQPQQGGPAVNIEQFQATERMSARDVGEALYGLVKARG from the coding sequence ATGGCTATGAATGTTGGCGAACTCGTCGCCACTCTGGACGTAGACGACAAGGGATACACCCGAGGATTAACCGGCGCTGTCGCTGAGGCGAAAACGGCAGCGAACAAGATCGAAGACGAATTCGATGACGGCGGGAGTCGGGCGGGAAATAGCTTCGCTGGCTCTGTCACCGGAGCTATGGGAAGAGCCAGCGGAGCGCTGAGCAAAGCTGGCGGAAATGCTGGTAGCAGTCTCGCCGGAGGGGTCAGTAAAGGGCTCTCCGGCGTATCCAACAACGTATGGGTCATGGTGGCTGTGGTCGCTGCCGGGCTCATGCTGCTGCCGCTATTCGGCGCCATGGCGGGTACCGCTATCGTCGCCGCATTCGGCGCCGGAATCGCCGGGCTCGGGTTGGTCGCCGCAGCCCAATCCGACGAGGTAAAATCTGCATTTTCCGATTTGGCGAGTGACGTCAAATCTGACCTTAAGGAAATGGCTGCTCCGCTTGAGGAAACCCTTAAGGACGTAGCGGGCGACCTCGGAGAGTTGTTCGATTCGCTCTCGCCTCACCTGGAGAAGGCATTTTCCGACATGGCGCCGGTGCTGTCGGATTTCTCCGATGAGCTGTTCGGCGCGATGGAGCAGTTCGGACCGGTCATCGACGACGCCACTGAGGCGTTTAACGGGTTGCTCAGTGCACTCGATATGGAAAATTCCCTCGGCGGAATTGCGGATTCCCTGTCTGGACTGTTCAATACCGTTTCTGATAATTCGGACACGTTCGCCGGAATCATCGAGGGGATTTTCTCATTCATCGAGGGGTTGATCCTACTCGTTGATTGGCTCTCTCAAGCCTATGTCTGGATTTCAGAGAATTACCCCGGCGGCCTACTCGGGCTAATAGCCCCGATTTTCGCAATCATCGACCTCTTCAAGACATGGGGGCCTACCATATGGTCCGCACTGAAGAGCGCCGGTGAAGCGATCACGAATTTCGTCACTGGCGTTATTCAATGGTTCAAGGATGCTTGGAAGGCAACGCAAGACACAGTCCTGTCGGTATGGAACAGAATCAAGTCCGCTGTGTCTTCGGCCGTTTCAACGGTGCGCACGTGGATAACGACGACGTGGAGCGCGATCAAATCCCGGACTCTAGGGATATGGAACGGGATCAAGGCAGCGATATCCGCAGCGATCAATGCCGCGTGGAGAATCGTTTCCTCGGTTGTTTCCAGAGTTCGGGGAACGATTTCCGGCGCATGGAGTGCTATCCAGTCGGCTACGTCCGGGGCGTGGAGATGGATCAAGAACACGATCTCGGATGCGATCAACACCGCTTATGAAACGGTGGCCGGGATCGTTTCCAAATTTACAAATATCGGATCGAACATCATTGACGGAATCATTGATGGTGTGACCGGGGCGGCCGGAGCGCTGTACGACAAACTCAAAGGAATAGCGAAAGATGCTCTCGGTGCGGCAAAGGACACCCTCGGGATTAGCTCTCCCTCGGCGGTGTTCGCTGGCGAAGTCGGCCAGTGGATTCCAGCGGGAATCGGTGCCGGGATCGATTCCGGAGAGAGGGAACTGAACCGGCGCGTAGAGGGAATGGCGCGCGGAATGGTGGATCCGATGAACGGGGAGCTGTCCCGTGCCGACCGGGGTAACGCCCAACCACAGCAAGGTGGTCCTGCGGTCAACATCGAACAGTTTCAGGCCACCGAGCGGATGAGCGCCCGGGACGTTGGCGAAGCCCTGTACGGGCTCGTGAAGGCTCGGGGGTGA
- a CDS encoding phage tail tube protein, translating to MALRKVNARDIIIEASDGADPATWAEIGGLTSVTINRSENEETADTTDFDSQGAYSQDIMQRGATIEMEGQLRKDDTDGSLDPGQAQCETNAAEDRVGVASHATYRFRYPTDTEWTVWEATTTLGEQGGGTNEKTTFNCTLTKCGPSTTEAVA from the coding sequence GTGGCGTTACGCAAGGTCAACGCCCGGGACATCATCATTGAAGCTTCGGACGGTGCCGACCCGGCGACATGGGCCGAAATCGGCGGGCTGACCTCGGTCACGATCAACCGCAGCGAAAATGAGGAAACCGCCGACACTACCGACTTCGACAGTCAGGGCGCTTACTCTCAGGACATCATGCAGCGCGGAGCCACCATCGAAATGGAAGGCCAGCTTCGCAAGGATGACACCGACGGCTCCCTTGATCCGGGTCAGGCTCAGTGCGAGACCAACGCCGCCGAAGACAGGGTCGGCGTTGCCAGCCACGCGACTTACCGGTTTCGGTATCCGACCGATACCGAGTGGACCGTGTGGGAGGCCACGACGACCCTCGGAGAGCAGGGTGGCGGCACTAACGAAAAGACCACCTTTAACTGCACTCTGACCAAGTGCGGCCCGAGCACAACCGAGGCGGTGGCCTGA
- a CDS encoding minor capsid protein produces the protein MTLTEEVANLLVSLDVGTYHADGTPGGTIYLTALPPRPDVALAVALYGGGSEASVLHPYDEPRVQVRTRGTAEDVRTGERLAQDAYDALHGLGMRTMPGGTWLQLAVGLQSGPAYMGRDDSGRHEWTVNVRIEVQRSTPNRTG, from the coding sequence ATGACTCTCACCGAAGAGGTTGCCAACCTACTCGTTTCCCTGGACGTTGGCACCTACCACGCCGACGGCACGCCCGGGGGCACTATCTATCTCACGGCCCTACCGCCGAGGCCGGACGTGGCCCTAGCGGTGGCCCTGTATGGCGGGGGAAGTGAGGCGAGCGTTCTCCATCCCTACGACGAACCCCGCGTCCAGGTGCGGACGCGCGGCACAGCCGAGGATGTCCGCACAGGTGAACGGCTGGCCCAAGACGCTTACGACGCGCTTCACGGTCTCGGCATGCGCACCATGCCGGGCGGAACGTGGCTACAGCTCGCGGTAGGGCTCCAATCGGGTCCGGCCTACATGGGGCGTGACGATTCCGGCCGCCACGAGTGGACGGTGAACGTGCGCATCGAGGTTCAGCGTTCCACCCCCAACCGCACCGGCTAG
- a CDS encoding minor capsid protein has product MSTKTKLKLHLDDARREAHKGAARGLETAMEHLLGESRKEVPLEEGTLSRSGTAVVDESDLAGAVYYDTVYARRQHEELTWQHDAGRKAKYLEDPHARERNTMLAMVRAAIRQELQGSS; this is encoded by the coding sequence GTGAGCACCAAGACCAAACTCAAGCTCCACCTAGACGACGCACGCCGCGAGGCTCACAAGGGTGCGGCGCGGGGGCTCGAAACCGCCATGGAACACCTACTCGGAGAGAGCCGCAAGGAAGTGCCGCTTGAAGAGGGCACACTCTCCCGGTCCGGTACGGCTGTCGTTGACGAGTCCGACCTTGCCGGAGCGGTCTACTACGACACCGTGTACGCCCGTCGCCAGCATGAGGAACTGACGTGGCAGCACGACGCGGGTCGCAAGGCAAAGTACCTGGAGGACCCGCATGCTCGGGAGCGGAACACCATGCTCGCGATGGTGCGGGCCGCGATTAGACAAGAGTTACAGGGATCCTCCTAA
- a CDS encoding P22 phage major capsid protein family protein, whose product MANTLLTPDVIARAALANLYETTVMAPLVHRDYEPEFQNRVGDTVTVRKPAVFQAKEFDRTAGIDIQDATEGSTDVNLNHFADVSFAVTAKDLSLNIQDFSAQLLNPAMEAIAQKIDRDLLTFRDDITAEVGQADTTSTHGWDNPKVMVDAGKVLTKANVPKNERRYVFGPEAAAAYQADPLFHEADKRGDTEGLMEAAIGRKFGFDNYETQNISVPEQTSGNSTTEVGVAFHRTAVALAFRPLELPRGAQNAAIENYNGFGLRVVYDYDINKKQDVVSIDCLYGVKTLDASRAVLVKGGDVA is encoded by the coding sequence ATGGCAAACACACTGCTCACACCCGATGTGATCGCCCGCGCCGCGTTGGCGAACCTCTACGAGACCACCGTCATGGCGCCCCTGGTCCACCGCGACTACGAGCCCGAGTTTCAGAACCGAGTGGGCGACACCGTCACCGTCCGCAAGCCCGCCGTATTCCAGGCAAAGGAATTCGATCGGACGGCCGGAATCGACATTCAGGACGCTACTGAGGGCAGCACAGACGTTAATCTCAACCATTTTGCCGACGTGTCGTTCGCGGTCACAGCCAAGGACCTGTCGCTGAACATTCAAGACTTCAGTGCCCAGCTACTGAATCCCGCTATGGAGGCGATCGCCCAGAAGATCGACCGTGACCTTCTGACATTCCGTGACGACATCACCGCCGAGGTTGGTCAGGCCGACACCACCAGTACCCACGGTTGGGACAACCCCAAGGTCATGGTGGACGCGGGCAAGGTGTTGACCAAGGCCAACGTGCCCAAGAATGAGCGCCGCTACGTGTTCGGTCCGGAAGCCGCCGCCGCGTACCAGGCGGATCCGCTGTTCCACGAGGCCGACAAGCGCGGCGACACCGAAGGTCTCATGGAAGCCGCCATTGGTCGCAAGTTCGGCTTCGACAACTACGAAACCCAGAACATCAGCGTTCCGGAGCAGACCAGCGGCAACAGCACCACTGAGGTTGGTGTGGCCTTCCACCGCACTGCCGTCGCGCTCGCGTTCCGTCCCCTGGAGTTGCCGCGCGGTGCCCAGAACGCCGCGATCGAGAACTACAACGGCTTCGGGCTACGGGTCGTCTATGACTACGACATCAACAAGAAACAGGATGTCGTCTCGATTGATTGCCTCTACGGCGTGAAGACTCTGGACGCGTCCCGTGCGGTGCTGGTCAAGGGCGGTGATGTCGCCTGA